Proteins encoded together in one Carya illinoinensis cultivar Pawnee chromosome 3, C.illinoinensisPawnee_v1, whole genome shotgun sequence window:
- the LOC122304302 gene encoding transcription factor MYB1-like, whose protein sequence is MGRRPCCIKEGLNRGAWSAREDNILINYIKAHGEGKWRDVPERAGLKRCGKSCRLRWLNYLRPDIKRGNISVEEEELIIRMHKLLGNRWSLIAGRIPGRTDNEIKNYWNTHLSRRIMQDGYKILQDSYKQDGELITDDDEGSNWSEFTQGTGQEIHDHSAIRTKAMRCSDAFIPKQLDIAMEKNASTVIPDWGSDQSGSSLAQQEENSDENFLMDYVVNDLLISDHKHSCLDSHQDRELNECENMVDGEMDHAKNNIMSSCEDFLISGHDQAMRENWRPQTEPNSQPNDALDLKTLTSLLNLEDDWIIS, encoded by the exons atGGGAAGGAGGCCATGCTGCATCAAAGAAGGTCTAAACAGGGGAGCATGGTCTGCTCGGGAAGATAACATCCTTATCAACTATATTAAAGCCCATGGCGAAGGAAAATGGAGAGACGTTCCTGAAAGAGCTG GGCTGAAGCGATGCGGGAAGAGTTGCCGGCTGCGATGGTTGAATTATCTAAGGCCAGATATCAAGAGAGGCAACATTTCCGTGGAAGAAGAAGAGCTCATTATCAGAATGCATAAGCTCCTGGGTAACAG GTGGTCATTGATCGCCGGGAGAATACCCGGGCGAACTGACAATGAAATAAAGAATTATTGGAACACGCATTTAAGCAGGAGAATAATGCAAGATGGTTACAAGATTCTGCAAGATTCCTATAAACAAGATGGCGAATTGATCACAGATGATGATGAGGGAAGTAACTGGTCGGAATTCACTCAAGGAACAGGACAGGAAATTCATGATCACTCGGCGATTCGGACAAAAGCAATGAGGTGCTCAGATGCTTTTATCCCAAAGCAACTTGACATTGCAATGGAGAAAAATGCTAGTACTGTCATCCCTGATTGGGGTAGTGATCAAAGCGGAAGTTCTTTAGCCCAGCAAGAGGAGAATTCCGATGAGAATTTTCTCATGGATTATGTTGTGAATGATCTTTTGATATCTGATCACAAACACTCATGTTTAGATAGCCACCAAGATAGAGAGTTAAATGAATGTGAGAATATGGTGGATGGAGAAATGGACCACGCCAAGAACAATATCATGTCTAGTTGTGAAGATTTTCTTATTTCTGGACATGATCAAGCCATGCGTGAGAATTGGAGGCCGCAGACTGAACCTAATTCCCAACCAAATGATGCTTTGGATCTCAAGACATTGACATCTCTTCTAAATTTAGAAGATGACTGGATTATAAGctga